ACGCCGGTGGGGGCGCGGTACTCGCCGAAGATCTCGCGGAGCGTCTGGGCCCATTCACCGGTGGTGACGCCGGCCTTGGCGCAGGCGATCGAGGCGGGCATCACGTTGCGCTCCTCCTTCGCCGCGGCCGAGAGTTCGGCGAGTGCCGCTTGCGCAGCCTTGGCCTCCCTGGCCGAGCGCCAGGCCTTGAGCCGGCCGATCGCTTCCATCTCGACGGAATCGGGAACGGTCACGACGCTGCCCTCGCCGGCCGAAAGCGGGGAAGGCTCGCTATTGGTGAACTTGTTGACGCCGATGACGATCTGCTCGCCGCGCTCGATCGCCTCGATCCGGCGCGCGCCGTTCTCGACCAGCGCCTGTTTCATGTAGCCGGTCTCGATGGCGGCGAGCGCGCCGCCCATGGCGTCGATCGTCGCCAGTTCCTCAAGCGCTGCCGCCTTGAGGTCGGCGACCTTGGCGTCGATCACGGTCGAGCCGTCGAAAATGTCGCCGAATTCTAGCAGGTCGGTCTCATAGGCGAGCACCTGCTGCATGCGCAGCGACCATTGCTGGTCGAAGGGGCGCGGCAGGCCGAGCGCCTCGTTCCAGGCCGGCAGTTGCACGGCGCGTGCCCGGGCCTTCTTCGAGAGCGTCACCGCCAGCATCTCGATCAGGATGCGGTAGACGTTGTTCTCGGGCTGCGGCTCCGTCAGCCCCAGCGAGTTGACCTGCACGCCATAGCGGAATCGACGCATCGCCTCGTCGGCGACGCCGTAACGGCCGAGCGTGATCTCGTCCCACAGTTCGACGAACGCCCGCATCTTGCAGAGCTCGGTGACGAAGCGCATCCCGGCATTGACGAAGAAGGAGATGCGGCCGACGAGTTCGGGGAACTCCGCCGCCGAAACCTCGGGCCGGGCCCGGATCGAATCCAGCAGCGCGATGGCGGTGGCGAGTGCGAAGGAGAGTTCCTGCACCGGCGAGGCACCCGCCTCCTGCAGATGGTAGGAACAGACATTCGTCGGGTTCCATTTCGGCATCTCGCGGGCCGTGAACACGACGATGTCGGTGGTCAGCCGCATCG
This portion of the Bosea sp. OAE506 genome encodes:
- a CDS encoding protein meaA, yielding MNAIDPTAGRAPQRDKPWIFRTYAGHSDAAESNRLYRNNLAKGQTGLSVAFDLPTQTGYDPDHVLSRGEVGKVGVPVSHLGDMRALFDQIPLSQMNTSMTINATAAWLLSLYIAVADEQGADRKTLQGTTQNDVVKEYLSRGTYVFPPRPSMRLTTDIVVFTAREMPKWNPTNVCSYHLQEAGASPVQELSFALATAIALLDSIRARPEVSAAEFPELVGRISFFVNAGMRFVTELCKMRAFVELWDEITLGRYGVADEAMRRFRYGVQVNSLGLTEPQPENNVYRILIEMLAVTLSKKARARAVQLPAWNEALGLPRPFDQQWSLRMQQVLAYETDLLEFGDIFDGSTVIDAKVADLKAAALEELATIDAMGGALAAIETGYMKQALVENGARRIEAIERGEQIVIGVNKFTNSEPSPLSAGEGSVVTVPDSVEMEAIGRLKAWRSAREAKAAQAALAELSAAAKEERNVMPASIACAKAGVTTGEWAQTLREIFGEYRAPTGVDTTKLGSNDGLATVKAAVARATEKLGRTPRFLVGKPGLDGHSNGAEQIAVRARDAGMAVSYGGIRQTPEEIVAQAQETQADIIGLSILSGSHLPLVRDVTARLRVAGMNVPVVVGGIIPPEDENALRNMGVAAVYTPKNFELDGIIADVAGLAAKDRP